The genomic window CGATCCGATCGATCGCGTTTTCCTGCCGCGGGCCGATATCGCCACGGAGACGTTGGTGGCGGGTCTCATCGAGCTCGGGTGGGAGGTCGACGACGTCACGGCTTATCGGACCGTGCGTGCGTCGCCGCCGCCGGCCGAGACCCGGGAGGCGATCAAGGGGGGCGGGTTCGACGCCGTTCTGTTCACGTCGTCTTCCACCGTGCGGAATCTGGTGGGTATTGCCGGAAAGCCGCACAACGTGACCGTGATCGCTTGTATCGGGCCGGCTACCGCGAAGACCGCCGAGGAGCATGGGCTTCGGGTGGACGTGATGGCTCCTGAGCCGTCCGTGCACAAGTTGGCCGAGGCGTTGGCGGACTTCGGGTTGCGGCGGCGGGCTGCGGCGGTCGAGGCGGGGGATCCCGTCACTCGGCCGAGTGAGCGGAGGCCGGGGGCGCGTAGGCGGCGGTCTACGACCTGAGGACCTGAAGGTCTGGGACAAGGGCCCCGTGCCCGGTGCGGGAACGGCGTGAGGTGTTCGTGAGACCTCACGCCGTTCTTCGTTGGCGGGGTCACGGAAGTAGGCGAAGAGGGCGAGAAGGCGCCGGGAGACCAACTCGGCGTCGCAGGTGGACCTTGGGGCAAGCGGTGGGGGCTTACGGGCAACCGCGGGGGGTGTCGGGGCAGTTCCGGGGGCGACGCGGGTTTCCGTACAACCCCCGGTGTCGGTGTGTTGTCTGAGTGGGTGACCGAAGCAACAACCGTTACCTGGATCCCCTCGGCCTCAATGGCCCGCGCCTTCCGCCGCCACGGTGGCGCCGACTTCACCGGCGCTCTTCTTCGCCGGCCCTGATCCTCACCGATTCCGCATTCGCGAAGGGTTACTTCTGCATGCGTACGTTCAGGACCATCGCCGCCACGGCCACCGCCGCGCTCGCCCTGGGGGGTGCGCTGCTCGCGGTGCCCACCGCTCAGGCTGCCACCACGACTTCGGGTGCCCTCACTCGCGACGGCTTCCTCTGGTACAAGGCCACGCCCGGGCAGAACAACCAACTGACGATCACCGACAAGGTCGTGGACCGGACCGAGCCCAACGGTTCACCCGAGCTGTACTACGTCGTCACCTTCGACGACCGGTACGACATCACGTTCGACGCCGGCTCCGCCGAGTGGAACCGGTGCGAGTACCCCTCGGCCGACGACCACACGATCGTCCAGTGCGTCGCCCCGGTCTCCCTGGGCTCGGACGACAGCCCCCGCTACTGGGTCACCGTTCGTGACGGCGACGACACGGTGAAGCTCTCCGACGACAACAACGCGGACGCGGTGGTCTACGGCGGTCCCGGCAACGACACCGTCACCGACAACAGCCTCTCG from Streptomyces sp. DSM 40750 includes these protein-coding regions:
- a CDS encoding calcium-binding protein, translated to MRTFRTIAATATAALALGGALLAVPTAQAATTTSGALTRDGFLWYKATPGQNNQLTITDKVVDRTEPNGSPELYYVVTFDDRYDITFDAGSAEWNRCEYPSADDHTIVQCVAPVSLGSDDSPRYWVTVRDGDDTVKLSDDNNADAVVYGGPGNDTVTDNSLSAVLYGEDGNDRLHGGGGGWGMGPYGGKGNDTITACAWACYGGAGNDSLSGDAETNNLYGESGNDVIHGKQGRDSLSGGKGHDTLRGGRGADKLWGEEGDDTLWGDQDNDELWGNSGNDVLRGGAGTDKLSGGPGRNKVYQ